The sequence below is a genomic window from Deltaproteobacteria bacterium GWC2_55_46.
CTTCTCGTAAACGACCCGGTACCTAACCCCGTCGGCCTGCTCTTTGCCGGAAATAGTTCCGGGCAATACGGGATAGCCAATCCTATAGACGCGGTGCTTTCGAGCTTTGGCGTGACCATTGATGGCCGGTAAGGGCCCTTCCGGTCAGTGGGAAGGGGCAGCTATTAAAAGATGGCTACCCTTTCTTTATCTTCCGGTTATAGGCTTTTTTCTATTTGCAACCTCTTCGTGCTCCGGCCTCCGGGGCACGGTTCAGACCGGGGACAGCAGTATGCACACTGCCATGACAATAAACGATGCCCTTAAGAAACACGGCAAAAAACTGATGAGCGTGGAAGGCGTAGTCGGGGTAGCGGAAGGGATCTGCGGAAAAAGGCCCTGCATAAAGGTCTATGTGGCCAAAAAGGCCCCTGAGCAGGAAAAGATCCCAAGAGAGCTTGATGGCTACCCTGTCGAGGTCGAACTGACAGGAGAGTTCAGGGGTTTGAAATAAGTGAAGACGCCTGCTTGTTTTTGAACAAAAAATGTTTGTATATCCTGAGAGACAGCGGCCAGTTTTGTTAAATTGTTGCAAAATTGAGCCAAAAGCTACTGAAGTGACTTGTGTGTTTTTGAAGATATAATGCATTTTAGTGCTTTAATAAAAAAACATCCGTAAGCCCGATGGGTTTACGGATGTTTTTATTTGTAGCAGGATTCGAAGACGCCGAGCGCCGGGCAAGCGTGAGGAAGACACCCCCGGTTATGGCAAGGCGCGGCAAAGCAAATCTATATCGCTTTGCCGCTCAATGGGAAGGTGAAAATCTCAGGCGGCTTTTTTCCAGACCTGGTCTTTTAGCGCCTGTTCGATGTAGCTAAGGTGGAGCTGCTCGTCCCTGTAGTTCTTGTCCACAAGCGTCTTTATCCTGTCCGGAAAATCCATCGTTACGGCCTTTCCATAGCGCCTGTTGGTCGTCTCTTCGCCTGTTCTCAACGCCTTCAGCGCGCCTTCGGTCCCTGTGAAGCTCCGGACCTTTGTGAAGACATCAAGGATGTACCCCTTCAAGTCCCTTGAAAATTCCGGGGCCTTCTCTCCAAGCGACTGTATCGCCTCAGAGGTCCTTTATATGCTTTTCATGGTCTTCCCTGAAGCGCTCTATATTCCTTTTAACGTTGGCTATGTCGATGTGGCGGAAGGTCTCCGTATAAGCGAAATAAGCGTCTATGTCGAGCTTGCAAAGTGATTTTAATTCCCTTGCTATCTCCCTGTTCTCCATAGGTCCACCTCCTTAAGTTTTGACCGGCAGCACTTCGCAAATCGCTTATTATGAGCTTAGATCAATTTCCAAGTACGTTCAAGCGCCAAGTCTGCAGGCTACAAGGAAATAGTGTAGACTTAATTCATGCAAGGGATAACGATAACGGTCAATACGTATTCAGGATACGAAACAGAGGAGATGCCTGTTTCGTTTACCATAGGCGGAAAGACCCTTGATGTCGAGGAGGTGCTCGACAGATGGCAGGGCGAGGGCACGGAGTATTTCAAGCTCAGGGCTGACGATAAATGCACCTATATAATCAGGCTCGACAAGGAGACCGATGAATGGGAGCTGACCATGATGGAGAAGGGTTAAACACCATTTGGCAGGCTCCAGAAAAAAGCCGCTCCCGCCAGCTTTTTCAGCCCTGTTCGCGGTTTTTGTTCTTCGTCATCTTGATCAGTAATGCCTCGCCAAAGGGTTTTCCTGCAAACCTCTGCTATACTTAATAAAAAGACCCTGTCAGGGCCAGAAAAGGCTATCTGAAAGGAGGAACCTATGAGGCTACTGCCGCTTGAGAAGCTTGGAACAAGGGAATTGGAAGGCGGAGTTGTGCAGTTCGGTATCTTTCTGCCGTGGGTCTCGCCAGCTAACGGCCACAGGCTGTGGGTGAAGGTAATACACGAAAATGATCAGTTTCTGCAGGAGATACAGCCTCTCGTCTTCGAGATGAGGCATACGCCTGACCCTGATTACGGCGACTACTGGTCTGTCCAGGTCCCGATCAATACCGATTCGAGGCCGCATCAGAACTCGGCCTGGGGTACCGAGGGCCGGTACGTTTACAGGTACCTCCTTGAGAATCCTAATGCCGCTACCGAGCACGACCGCCACATAGACTGGATAATAGACCCGTTCGCAAGGGAGTTCGGGGTAGGCAAACTCTCGGCCTTTACCCTGGGGTACAGGCACCACCAGTGGAGCGATAACGAGTCCAGGTGGAAAACGCCGAAGCTTGACGACCTGGTCCTCTATGAGCTGATCATAAGCGAGTTCGGGGGCGACCTCGACAAGACGATAGCGCACCTGGATTATCTCCGCGACCTGGGGATAAACTGCCTCCAGCTCATGCCGGTATCCAACGTGGCCAACCAGGTCGACTGGGGCTATCTCCCCATAGGCTTCTTCGGGGTGGACGAGAGGTTCGGGAAGAGGAAGGACATGCAGAGGCTTATTGAAGAGGCGCACAATAAGGGGATGGCCGTCATAATGGACTCGGTCTACGGCCATACCAGCGAGCATTTCCCCTATTCGTACGTCTACAAGAGGCTCGGCTACCAGGAGAACCCCTTTATCGGGCATTTCGCCAAGGACTACTTCGGCGAGAGCACGGACTTCAGAAGAAGCTTCACCAGGGACTTCTTCTATACCGTCAACTGCCACTGGCTCGACTGCTACCATGTCGACGGCTTCCGCTACGACTGCGTCCCTGAGTGGTGGGACGGCCCGCTCGGCACAGGGTACGCCGCCCTTACTTACGAGACCTACAAGACGGTGCAGTCAAAGGGCGCTCATGGACACTGGCAGAGGTTCACGTCTAACGAAGGCGCGATCAACCTCATACAGTGCGCGGAACAGCTCGAAGGGCCAAGGGAGGTCGTCGAGAGGACCTACTCGAACTGCACCTGGCAGAACGAGACACTCGGCGCGGCAGAGGGGGTAGCAAGGGGGAGCGCAGAGGCGTTAAGGAGGCTCGGATTGCAGTTCGGGCTAATAGGTTATCCTGACGAGGTCGCGTATAACGGGGACAGGATAAAGAAGAGCGCGGTCCAGTACATAGAGAACCACGACCACGCCCGCTTCATCTGCAACTTCAAGACCTTCCTGAACGGCAACGAGCTTCTTGCCGAGGGAGACAGGAACCTGTGGTTCAAGCTCCAGCCATACCTTATCGGCCTTTTCACGGCAAAGGGTATACCGATGCTCTGGCAGGGGCAGGAGTTCGGAGAGAATTATAATGTGCCCGACCAGGGCTGGGGCAGGGTCGCGACATTCCGTCCCATGAGGTGGGAGTACTTCTATGACGACGTCGGCAAAAGCATTGTGGCGCTCGTAAGAAAGCTCGTAAGGCTACGCAGCCGTGGGGCCCAGTTCAGGGCAGGCGAGCATTTCTTCTATAACGACGACAGGTACATCTCAAACGGGGTGCTCCTCTTCTCAAGGAAGACTAACGGCACCTTCAGCCTCACCGCGCTAAACTTTAGCGATACCGAGCAGACCGTGCCCTTCACATTCCCCATAAGCGGCAATTATACGGAAGAACTGCATGGCAGGGAAGGGGCGGACATAAACCTGATGAACATACATGAGGGGGCAGAGATCCAGTTTCCGATCCCTCCGAACTACGGGAGGGTATGGACCATAGGGACGTAAACAGTCTGAATAATCGCTCAATCAAGCCGCGGCGCAAACCCGCGGCTTTTTTTGTGTCTTGTGCGTGAAGTTGCGCTGGTGTAAACTCGCTGCATGATAAAGGTGGCTCAAAATGTATGGCTCGATGAAAGCGAGCTTAACTGGGAGTTCATCCGCGCGAGCGGCCCCGGCGGCCAGCACGTGAACAAGGCCTCGACGGCCGTACAGCTCAGGTTCAACGCAGCCGCCTCCACTTTGCCGCAGTATGTGAAAGAAAGGCTCAAGACTATAGCTGGGCGGAGGATGACCATCGAGGGGGATGTGGTGATAATCGCCCGGGATTCCCGCAGCCAGGAGCGTAACAGGGCAGAGGCCCTTCAAAAGCTCGTAGAGCTTGTCGGGAAGGCTGCCCATGTGCCCAAGGGCAGGATCAAGAC
It includes:
- a CDS encoding alpha-amlyase, with protein sequence MRLLPLEKLGTRELEGGVVQFGIFLPWVSPANGHRLWVKVIHENDQFLQEIQPLVFEMRHTPDPDYGDYWSVQVPINTDSRPHQNSAWGTEGRYVYRYLLENPNAATEHDRHIDWIIDPFAREFGVGKLSAFTLGYRHHQWSDNESRWKTPKLDDLVLYELIISEFGGDLDKTIAHLDYLRDLGINCLQLMPVSNVANQVDWGYLPIGFFGVDERFGKRKDMQRLIEEAHNKGMAVIMDSVYGHTSEHFPYSYVYKRLGYQENPFIGHFAKDYFGESTDFRRSFTRDFFYTVNCHWLDCYHVDGFRYDCVPEWWDGPLGTGYAALTYETYKTVQSKGAHGHWQRFTSNEGAINLIQCAEQLEGPREVVERTYSNCTWQNETLGAAEGVARGSAEALRRLGLQFGLIGYPDEVAYNGDRIKKSAVQYIENHDHARFICNFKTFLNGNELLAEGDRNLWFKLQPYLIGLFTAKGIPMLWQGQEFGENYNVPDQGWGRVATFRPMRWEYFYDDVGKSIVALVRKLVRLRSRGAQFRAGEHFFYNDDRYISNGVLLFSRKTNGTFSLTALNFSDTEQTVPFTFPISGNYTEELHGREGADINLMNIHEGAEIQFPIPPNYGRVWTIGT